In the genome of Neovison vison isolate M4711 chromosome 4, ASM_NN_V1, whole genome shotgun sequence, the window CACAGCAGAGGCCAACAAGCATCTGGGGACAACATAACCACCTTGACCTGCTCCCCTGTCACCAAGGCACCATCTGTATGGGCTAGTGTGGGAGTAAAGAaatcttagggatgcctgggtggctcagtcagggagtctgcttctccctctcactctgttccTCCCTTCtaccccactcatgttctctctctctcaaataaataaataaaatcttaaaaaaaaaaaaaaactaaaaaaaaacctaaaatctcAGTATACTGAGATGCCAGTGACCGGATCCTGCCCTCACTGCGTGTGGGATTGGAGACAAAGTTGACCCCAGAGAAGAGGGGCTGAGCCATAGTAAGTAGAGCTACATAGTTTTTGCCCCTGAAGCATGGAGTGCATGTATGAATCACGGCTGCTTCTCGCCCTTCACCCACTCCACTTACTTCAGCTCTGAGACAAAGTTTACGCCCCTCGGAAGGCTTTTCCTGACTAATTCCCCCCAACACGTGCATACGAAACACCAGCTTCTACACGGAGCCCCTGGTTAAACAaaagctgccctccaggagctcccaGGACCATACGGAAACAACTGCCATCACAATTAGCACCAAGTTGAGGAGGTCATTGATGTCAGAAGGCACAAAAACACAAAGTCTCCTGAATGAGAGATACTGGGGTCAGTGGTAAGAGTTGATACTCAAGCTTGGCATCCAGGGATGGTTAAGCTTCCATAATTATGGATGGAGAAAAAGGACACTCTGGACAAAGGGAATAATCGCCACCAGGGCCCGAAGGTTGGGCTGGAAATTTCCGGCTACCCACAATTTATTCTCCTATGGATTTCTCTTGTTAACCCAGTCTCTCTACTTCTGTCCTATTGCTGCGGTAACAAATTAACCACAAACTTAGGGGCTTGATCAGAAGTCCAAAAGGAGTTTTCTGAGACTAAAATTAAGGGATCAGTGGGGCTGGTTCTTTTTAGAAGCTCCAGAGGACAGTCTGGTTTTTGCCTCtttcagcttctagaagctgccagCATTCCTTGCGCGTGGCCATATCACTCCCGTCTCTGCTTCTGTTGTCTTATCTCTTTCTGCTTTTgaccttcttcttctcccttcaaAGAACCCTTGTAATTACTTTGGACCCACAGGATAATCTCCTtatctcaagatctttaactgAGTCACACCTGGAAAGTCCCTTTTACCAGCTAAGGTAACGTAGTCCCAAGCTCCGGGGATGAGGATGTAGTCATCTCTGGAAGGCCATCGTTTTGTCTACTACAGCATCATTTAGGTCTCCTCCCTTCTGAGTGTGAGTAACTGACATGGGATCTTTTTGGTGAAATTCAaaagaagaattcaaatacattttttaaaagattttatttatttatttgtttatctgggaaagagagagagaataagcaggggagtagcagagggagaggggggaagcaggcttcctgccaagcagggatcctgacatggggctcaatcccaggaccctgtgatcatgacctgagctgaaggcagacacttaactgactgaggcacctaggcaTCCCTCAGATATGTTTTCTAAACATGCTAATACCAGTTTTGATATCCATAAAGGATGTACACACTTTATTTAAAGTGAACGACTGTCTTTTAGGAGCAAATATAATCACAGTCTTCGATATTTAATATTAGGTTACACTTCTCAAACTGGGACTTCCAGGGTCTCAGCAGGTACACCCAGTGACCAAAGGTAATAAGTTGCAGGATAAACATTCCCAGAGTGCCAATTTCAGTAATTATAATAAGCTAgttgaaacattttatattaaagatGAATGTGGCTATAATATAGACTAGACTGGAAAATTTGAAAacacttaataataaaaatgagtcgTTAAAGAAGCAATGGTTTGTTTTGAACTGTGCCTGCTAAGTACTAAGACTACTTCTCTGCTTTAAGGAATATTTTGATGGAACATTTGAAAAGcacttatttaaattaaaatagtttgTGGCACTTTACAAATATGACAAGAAAAttgctcaaaaaaataaaataaatactatctcctggttaaatttaattttagccaaaagcaaaatattttcattgcagTATTTGGAGATCATCTGTTATATGCTAAGCACATAATAATTCATCTATCATTATTGATATATTGATAATAATTCAATATCATTATTGATAAATTTCTGGTTCAGTATATAACTGAAAACCAATATATAAAGATATGCACAAATTAAACTGCTTTTATGTTTAGAAGAGGTCCTCAGCAATTCACCTGAAATAGGTTTACTTTTACTTTACAAACAATTCTAGTTAAGGTTGGCTATATGGCTTCCTTACCCAAAGCAATAACCAGCAAATTAGAGGGGAAGCCTCATTCCGGGAAACTAAGGAAAATTGATGGTACtgttaaaaaataacacacacacacacacgaagtttAAAAAGTACTTTTGCCAACTCCTATACACCAGACATGATATCATATAATTATCACAATCCTGTCCAGGATTATGGCCAGGATCAGAGAGGTTGAAAAGATTGGGATTCAAAACAAACCAAGCTCCAaaacttgtgatctttctcttacAGAAAACTCAGCATAGTTCTTTAGTAAAGCAAGTAAGGGGTATAAATGAATTTAggttactttgttttgttttgttttgttttgagagaaagagaaagtgagtagggtagggggagagagagactcttaagcaggctccacactcaacacagagcctgatgcaggactcgatttcatgatcctaagatcatgactgagctgaaatcaagagtccatcgcttaaccaactgagccacctaagtgtaTTGAGTTtagagactttttcttttcttttttttttttttaaatctccaataCCAAAGAGGTTTTATTCCATGAAGGGTAGAACTTGAGTTATGTGTTAAACATGGCTTTCCGGAATAACTCATCAGCCAAAAATTCATTCCATGGTCCAAGCACACAGCTAAATCCAGAACAGCCATAATAGtgggagatttttatttcatgtattcatttttcttcctatgTATAAAGGGTATAATTTATCTTTCTAAGATTCGAATTACTCTTTTACTTGTGGGTACCACTTAAATTcccttctttaaataaaatggacttttgttttatttccaaggAGTATATATTGATTCTGCACATACACTTTTCTCTGGCTTGCTGCTCTAGTTtaaccccttcctctctctcttgcagGATTCATTCTTGTAGGGTTCTCATGAAGGTCACGTGAATGAGTGCTCAGAGAGCACTTAATACAGCTCTTGGCAATTAGTACATGACCTTCAGGGGTTTTCCTTTTGTGGAAACTCCTACAATTGTGAGTACCCAATTATGATGGCTTATTGTTAATAATGTGTTAATAGGAGttataaaagaacacattttgcTCTTCCATTATTACCCAATACCCAGCATAGAATAAAATAAGCCCAAATAGAAGTCCAAATTTTATTAGAGAATATATctaaaatacaatatttattaagttatGATATATTATTTGAATGGAAATATACTCTGTATTACAACTATAACAATTTTACAGATAATACTTCATTTACATCTCTGTAATTCAAAAGTCACTAAATTACAACATAATTCATTTTCCAGATAACATTGCTACAAAtatataagaatttaaaatttttttcttgaatatagTATCTCGGaatcataaacatttatttcatctGATTTACATTACATAGAATCATGACTATTTCACCTGATTTACATTACACAGCTCAATTTATCTCATGGAATGGATTTGCACTCAATCATTCTACTTTCCTATGTTTTAAAGTTAGCATTTTTGTGAACAATTGTCCGTGCTCATCACCCCATGTGCTACCAACAAAGTCAAGATGCTTTGTTCTCTTATTCCTTATATTATATTCTCTCCCACAGAAAGGCTATTACCAGAACCAAAGCACCAGTCTCAGCAATTCGGTCAAGCACGACAACTGGTCAAGTTCTTCACATTTTACTAATGAGGACAACAGGTGAGAGATAAGGATCTAGAAAACCAGACGCAAAGCAGCCAAGGTCCGATTCACCAAGGTAGATCTGTGCTTAGCTAATATCCCGAATATCCACTATCTGGATATGGGCTCTGGGGCCATCTTATTTGAAGGACGCATTAATCTGTCTGCTGTGCAGGGGCTGAGCTGGACGCCAATTGTCCACCATCAGCTCTTCAGGCTCGCCCTCCTTATTGAAATTAAGCTTACGGAATCTCATCATCTAAAAGGCAAAATACaagagaaaagattttaaaatacaagtttcCCAATAGTATTCACTTAGGTGCTTATTCTCCCATATTCACCAATAGTCACTATACTTTGTATGTATCAAAATTCAAAGTTCACTTCGGTTCCCAATAAATATACAATCACATAAACTTTATATATGTATGCTTTTAGTGACAAGTCAATTTCTGGAAAATACACACAAGATTGTTGGTGTCGTTTAGAAGCAAATTTTCAGTGGGCTTATTTTTATCCcctcttaattttaaaatcaatcatCAAAAGTCTATAAAACATTTCTgagatgtaaaataataataaaaattctagatCCAAATTATAGAGTTTTGCTTTCTGCCCCAGGAAGATAAACTACAGCATCTGTACTATTGGATAAAGTGGTCCAGGATCCAAAAGCCCCAGGAGATAAGTGACTGGTGCGCATCTCTGCTTTAATGTGCAGAAACACATAAATGAATTTAACATTAGTTAAATTATCCAGGATCCAAGTTCTTGTGGACCTTACAGAGGCCTGTCCGTTTTCTACATTTCAACTGTGGGGGGAATAGAGACAGTCTATGGGACTATCAGTGACCCAGAAGCTGCATTAATAATTTGAACCTCATAAACTATATTGTATGGGAAAGGTAAGAATCTGTGGTCTGGGCTTTAGAGCAACTTGGAGTGAGTTTTGATAGATAATTTTCTCCAAGGGATGGCTTTTCCTTTTGTCAGAATTCAGAAATGTATTCTGATAGAAataatgaggaagtggagatgtaacatggcggggcgggggcattaagggggtaggagaagaataaatgaaacaagatgggattgggaaggagacaaaccataagtgactcttaatctcacaaaacaaactgaggattgctggggggagggaggttgggagagggtggtggggttatggacattgggaaggatatgtgctatgctgagtgccgtgaagtgtgtaaacctggcgattcatagacctgtacccctggggataaaaatacattatatgtttataaaaagtaaaaataaatttaaaaaataaaataaaaatatagaacaaaataaattgaaaaaaaaaaaaaagaaagaaaactgggtaAGCTCTCATGTGAGTGAGCTGTTACCTGTGAGTTACCACTGATATCTATGGAACCTTGAATGTGAAATCTCATGGTCCTGGGCCTCGATTTCCTTGTAGCTTATACAAAAGCATTTATTAGGTGACAGACACCTTTCTCACTTAACCCTCACGATTATCCAGTTGTACAGAGCAAACAAGCTGCCTAAAGTTATGGCTAATCCCAGCAAATACTTCTTGAATGCTGTTTATCTGCTAAGCACTGTTATGGACACTAGTTTCACATCtagaagcaggagcaggaggattCAACCCCAGGTCTGTCAGAATCCAAAAGCCACGCTCCTCTGACTGGACGAAGGGCTCGACCTCACTTGAAAAAACCAACCTGCTCACTGCTAACGCTGATGGGCTCCTTGAGCACGATCCAGGTCACGCATTCCAGAAGGGGAGGAGTGGTCAGTGAGCCTGGGTAGGTCCAGTAGTCCAGACTTCCAGGAAGGAGGCCACGAGGGTCAAAGTTGGTGAAGTCAGCACTCTTACCCTGGAACAAGGCAAACACACCGGTTACAAATGCCACAAGATCAGAgcgggaggaaggcaggagattAGGAAACAGATATTCCCCTCTGGTtgccaaaactttttttttttttttttttttttaaagaggtccCATGTTGAccagaaaacaaagtgaaaaagaaattaagagagatATCTGACTTGGAAATAGAGATGAGCAGATATGGGCAAGAGAGCCTGACTCTCTAATTTTCTCATGTCCAATTCTCATCTTGTCCTCTCAAATCATCCCTTATAATTTCCATTGTTATTAACTGATCACATCCAGCATTTACAACAAAACGGCTGCTACTGAAATAATGCAATTTTAGGCCTCAGTAACAAAAATATAGTATCTTTGATAAGGAGGTAATTGTCTTCCTATTCTATCTGATCACCAGATCAGGACTAAGGAACCCCTTTCCTTTCTGGACACTACACTTTCAAAGCATTAGATGTACAAGGCAGACAGCTACAAGTAGAGTGACCAGGTTGTTACAAAGAGAGAAAATTGCTGTATGGGAATAGTTAAAGGGCACTAAAGATAACTAGCCTGAGGGTAAGTAAAATGCTATTAGAGAAAGGGGTCAAAAGAAAGAAGGACCatgttttttactttgttttgttttgttttactgaggtataattaacacATAATATTATATTACCTTCAAGATGCCcaacacaatgatttgatatttatgtatattgtaaaatgatcaccacaataagtctactTGTTAACATGTAACAGTCTGTTACTAAGTTACAGCCCAGTTActaataattttttctcttatgatgagaacttcgaaaatctgctcttaaaaaaaaaggtctactcttagcaactttctaatatgcaatgcaatattattaatagtcaccatgctgtacattatatccccatgacttatttatttattattattttaaaagattttatatatttatttaaagagagtgagagggagaaagcacaagagggttagggttaaagagtgaagcaaactccccacaggGTGGGGAGCCaccgtgggacttgatcccaggactccaggatcatgacctgagctgaaggtagaagcttaactgactgagccaccaaggtgcctgaGTTACTTATTTCTTAACTGgaactttgtaccctttgacccccttcactcacctccccccacctctgataaccaccaatctgttttctgtatctagaGCTCacgtttttgtgtttttgtttttgttgtctgttttttagattccacatataagtgagatcatatggtatttgtctttttctgtctgacttatgtcacttagcataatggcctTAAGGTCTACCAACATTGTAatcaatggcaagatttccttcttttttgatgACTGGacaatattctattgtgtatatataatatattatattatgtatataatatataattatataaaaatattataatattattatattttatatatataatatgttacataaatatattatatatagcacatttctttatccagtcatccagTTTGGACAGTTAGACTATTTCTGgatcttggcttttgtaaataatgctgcaatgaacatgaagatacatatatctttttaaataagcattttaaatcAGGTTTATTCCACATAATCCAAAGGGGTCAGCTAGGAGTAATAAGGGAGCCTTTCAGAAGATAAATGTGGCTTCAGTTTGAGGATAAGCTTTATAAAGCCAGAGCTGTCCTTGGTGATCGTACGTAGCAGATGTTCAATGACCTAAACGTGGCTCTGCCATAGAGAGAATTCAAACATGGGATGGGTTATTCTTCAGGCTCACCAATGTCTTTTCTATGTTAACCAGGTAACTGGCACAGAGCTAATACTCCACGGATATCTGCTGCATGAATGAGGGAATAATTTGGCCAGAAGATCTTTCAGTTTCCTTGTAGTCATGAGAATTCTCTGACTCTTGTAATATGAGTGTTCAAACAATAGGGAAGCAAGACTAAATAAATGCAAGTCTTAAAATGATACTAGCATTAGGATCAACTTTCagataaagaaaagttaaatgaataGATAAGCAACATTTTACCTCTGTTAACTCCTTATTGAAACACCACATGTCAAACCAAGATTATTCATTTTGATccaaaaagtgtatatatatatacacacacacacacacacacacatatatacatatatatgtatatatgaaagtaCTCTATTGAGGTGGCAAAAAATTCAACTGTACCTTTGTCTTTATGGAATCCAGGGCATCGAGGACTTTTTGTAGGCCTGGTCTGGCATCACCAATCTATAGAAAGACACGACATAGAAGGTATTGGAATCCTGTTGGTACTACATCAGTGTTGATTTGAGCAGCTCTACCATAAAATTTTTCCAAGTAGTGCACCAAAGTCTCCCACTTGCTACGTGCCACTCAACCATCTTACTCTGACTACACGGGTACCATGAACTTCCCCATTTTCACCGACAACTTCCCTCCAAGTtctatcccccaccccaccccatagTTCTCCTGAATCTACCCCGTAAAAATCACCAGTGACCTCTAACTGACCTCCAACTGCCAAAACAAAGAACACTGCTCAGAGCTTACCTTCGTTTTGCAGGATTTTATACTATTGACTTCTCTCCTTTTTGAAATTCTCTCCTCCTTtggctttccctctgccctccaactTCGGCAGTTTCCCTTGACTCTTGTATTCCTTTTTAGCCATTTCATTAACATCTTTCCATTGCCTTAAATGTCTTACATTTTGCAGTTTCTTGGGACTGCATGCTCAGCAGCTTCACCATCTCCCTCTTCAGGCTTTTCTTGGATGATTTCATACTCATGTGTAGCTCGCACCTTGACATATGATGTCAGGCTCCATGAATCTCCAGCCTAGACCTATCTCCACTTGCTTTATAActttctggagggcagctcaACCTGTAAGTCCCACTGTTGCCTAGAATTCTCCAATACTGGGTCGCTGCCCTTGAGCCCTCCAAATCTTGATCTTACTTTAGCAGACTATCATGAAACAATACTATCTAGTTAGGGacgaattttaaaacaaaaaccggTAGTCATCTGAAGTATACCTctttttcctttcacatttcCCATGTATACACCCTTCACATTTAATATAAATAGCACCTCATGAATACTTCTCAGATTGTTTCTCCACTGCTACTAGctactgtggggggaggggttgcgGGGGGgaaacaggtgcctgaaaatATTTTGGAGCCAAAGGCATTTCCGAGGCTCTTTGTAGGATGTCCTGTTTACTCTGAATGTTCTGTTTGcttaatctttctaaaataaaaaaattaaaaattaaaaaaaaaaaaacagggaaaaaaagaactgagcCATTAACTAACCTGcaaaaaaatacccaaaacagCCAGTCCATCAGGTTGCTGCACAGCTTTCCCAAAATCCCCATATTTGGTGTTCCAGTGAACCAAGTGAAGCTAAAGCAGTGGGagacaaaaccacaatgaatgaGACACATAATAAATCCTACAGGTTTCATCCAGTGATCTTTTTCCTCATAGCTAAAGGTTACTAAAAAGAGTAAACATGtggataacttaaaaaataaacttttctttcattttaattctaattattCAGTATTTGGCATAACAGCAAATGACTTCATCAACTTCAAGACAAAGAGTTACATGTTCTTGTGGAAAGACACAAAGCTTATTTCTAGATATATATTAAAACGGGATCCTCCAATttgaatctattttattttttgctaatgATGTCCTTGGAAGTAGTAGAGAATGTTTTGCAGCATTCATTGTAATATCACAAATAAAAGTTATAAGAAGCAAATATGAAGgtcctttgtaaaaaaaaaaaaaagagttcatttaGATTGAGTCGAATTTACAAAATTAAGGTTTTGAAATTAAAACTGAATATCAATTTACATCTTTCCCTGGAAAGCAAAAAAGCGTCTCTTACCTCTGCAGCATATTTCTTTTTATCCACAGTGTGCTCAGAACCTTGCCCATCAGATGAACCCCAGTGAAAGTGAAACTGAATCAATCTGTAAGTGCCAGTGAGGGGTCCTCCTTTCagcactaaaatttaaaatatatatatatatataaaatatatgtatatgtatattatatatgtgcatatgtgtgtgagtgtttatatgtatatgaatgtatatacatacacacaatcatgtgtatacacacatacacatacatatgcacatgaAACACACAGTATTAAATATTACAGTCTAATTTAACCCTGTTTCGTAGTTCTAAATTTATGCCTGTAGCAACATTTTCGCTCTGGGAAAATTAAGTCCAGACTCAAGTTTAGTCTATAGTGCTGAACAAAATCATTTCAGCTGGCTTCTCTCCTCACTCGTGTTGGCTTGAAGGATGGGTGTTTTTCCCATCTGGTTTCTGAGCACAGTGATACTTCTCTCTGGATTTGGTTAGGAGTCAGAGGTGCTGGCTgagaaagaggaaattttaagTGGAATTATTAAGTCCTCTGTGAATCACTGAGGAAGTGCCCGTGCAGCTGCTTGCCAGTGCGGGTCTGTGGCCCACACTGACCAGCGTGGGAAGCCCTGCTCTACATGGCCCAGTGGCTGTCCTACTACCTGCTTCGCTAACCTCCGAGGCCAGTTCTTAACCCTCCAGAATTTGTGAAACCATAAGCATTCTATTGATCTTAGTAGAATATCCAATTCTCCTTGCCCTGGACTTCCAAATTCTCCAGAATTTGGATTGTCACTGGTATTAACTAGCttggtacattaaaaaaaaattttttttgagattgatttagaaagagaaagagagagtgggtgcatgagttggggggaagggtagaggcagagagaatctcaagccactgacttgatcccaggaccctgagatcatgacctgagccgaaggcagcggcttaacccactgagccacccaggcgcccccattaaaattttttattgaacaTTTCTGACCTttaatgtcctcatctgtaaagtgtaATACATTCAATTGTTTATTACTTCACTAAGAGTTTGTTGATCATCTAACATATGCAGTACTCTATTGTCTCCAAAACCTTAAAATTCTGACTTTAATAACGGTCTAATGATTCCACTGTTCTGGTATTAATATAAGTTTGTTAGAGAAAAACACAAGATGTAAGAATGTGACTAGATGTCATCTTCTTAGGCCACAGTCTGTTTGCAGATAATTAATGATTTGTGTGTTACAGAGAATTAATATAGTATGAAATCAGTTTCCCCATCCTctccataatcttttttttaagttatatgtattaatgaaattttaccaatatatttaaaagcttttaaaattagtttaGTTCTACCATCTGTtttataagtatattttaataGCTTTGGGTTATAAATCTATAAAACAGTGAGCCCAAACTTACTTTGGCTttgcaaaacaaagcaacaaagtCTGTACAATCAAATTTGCTTAACTTCACCCAAATACACATAAACAGTAGCAACACCCAttcatttacccaaaggaaaaaatagagctGGCTGGAAGACATTTAGGCCTTTCCTACAGCTCTTGATACAATCTCTCCTTGCCAGCTCTGCCTTAcaatacaggagaaaaaaagaaggaattaaaaaaaagaaaaagaaccaatcagaagTGGTGTTATATTATAGATCTTCTAAGAAACATTGATTTGGGTATATTCTGATAAAATCACATCTTTTGaaccttaaaaacaaattattataaaaaaattttttaatctaataatCTTGTAAGGAAAGATTTAGCCTTATCTGCCCCCTCCCCTAGGCTtcttcaaaaatgagaaaattccCATTTTTCATAATGATAtaacctaaaaacaaaatatatatttatgaaataattggTACTGAAACAATTCCTTTATCATTACTTTAAAGCTACTAACTGGCTGATCCTAAAAAGCAAATATCCTAACATCATTAATTCTATCAAGtggcaaaataaatgaaataaaatcatattaagTAACCAGTGTAACTTATCATTCTAAATGAATCTCTTTTCCcttataaagaatcatatcagaatcttaaattttaaaaataataaagcttacTGGCTATTTACTATTCTTATTCACTCCCTTGAAGACTTTAAGATTCCagcctaatttatttatttcagagaatatTTAGAATTAAGCAAGAATATATTTGAGCTTTTCTTAAATAAgctttgttaattaaaaaaaaatgctctaggTTCAATGATTAAACTTACTCAATACTAATCTATTATTACCAGACACCTGCTTTAGCTttagttaaaataaaactatgttgCTATGCAGATTAGAAGCCCATCGTACCTAGGAGAGattattaaattcttaaaatttaattgctACAAAAAGAAGCATTTCTTGTCTTCTTCAGCTAGTTAGTTATTTCTCAGCAAATTCTTAGCATGGAGTTTTGTCAATGAAGTCCCCCTGAAAACATCGTTATAATAATAAATCACCACAAACCCCAATAAAggtagcatatatatatatatatacacacacacacacacacacacacatatatgtatatatatatatttatttgcaaaatgaaaaagatatttgGCTGAGAGATATGGAGTTTGCACTTTTTCcagatctacttatttatttacttatttggattGCTACTTGCCATTTCTAAACTGTTCCAGTTTAAAATGAAGTCTGTTTTTCTGATGCAAAAGTAATTTGAAAAGGTAATAGAAACTGCAGactctgtttttcctctttaaaatccAGCCCTGCTGGTGGGGGTCCTGAAGAGTCAATAATTTATTGTATCATAGAAATGTATTCCACAGGGATGGGAGAGATATAAATGGGGTTTTCTACCAGATATCTTTTTCAAGATTCCCAAAACTTAATTTAAATCCAAATCTCAACACCAGCTAATTTTAATTTCGATGATCTCCCGTCAGTTATACATACTGCATACATAACACAGAAAATAAGCACTAATTATATTATAATCTGTCTTCCTATACATATTACTTAGGGAAGTTATGTAAATTCTGTTATTTGTGAAAATTAAGACATCACTCCAGTAATAAGACTATCTATGcatattaaaaactgaaaaattaacattttaa includes:
- the CA2 gene encoding carbonic anhydrase 2, whose protein sequence is MAHHWGYGKHNGPEHWHKEFPIAKGQRQSPVDIDTKAAIHDPALKALSPSYEQAVSRRIINNGHSFNVEFDDSQDKAVLKGGPLTGTYRLIQFHFHWGSSDGQGSEHTVDKKKYAAELHLVHWNTKYGDFGKAVQQPDGLAVLGIFLQIGDARPGLQKVLDALDSIKTKGKSADFTNFDPRGLLPGSLDYWTYPGSLTTPPLLECVTWIVLKEPISVSSEQMMRFRKLNFNKEGEPEELMVDNWRPAQPLHSRQINASFK